A single Campylobacter concisus DNA region contains:
- a CDS encoding K+/H+ antiporter: protein MENLLLFFAVLLITSILLSKISDKFGIPSLIIFLGVGMLAGSDGLLGVNFDDQMIAQNVGMLALIFILYAGGLDTDFAAIKPIFARGLALATLGVFLTALAIAPVAKYLLDFTWVEAFLLGSIISSTDAAAVFAILRAKKISLKNSIAPLLELESGSNDSMAIFLTMTIIQMISLNSTPSASEWAITLVKQFGIGIAMGYLFGVALPAIFNRLRLKSWGLYPVFSIAWILLLYTLCFKVGGNGYLAVYIAGIFINKKEFSHKKNLVGFHDGIAWTMQIVVFLTLGLLVNPSELPATALMALVLALWLMFFARPLGVFASLAFSKFKINEQIFISWVGLRGVVPVVLATYVYVDGVRDADMIFNIIFFMVLISILIQGMSLGFAADKFKVKESEQEDVKAVENSPILSYTLRQHTIHYGSKLIGKDLAQLELPTEFLIILIKRKNEYQKPTGSTIFEENDLLLIQCENQVLYQDTIKYLTY, encoded by the coding sequence TTGGAGAATTTACTACTATTTTTTGCAGTTTTGCTTATAACCAGTATTCTTCTTAGCAAGATCTCTGATAAATTTGGAATTCCATCTTTAATAATATTTTTAGGCGTTGGTATGCTGGCTGGCTCAGATGGGCTGCTTGGCGTAAATTTTGATGATCAAATGATTGCTCAAAATGTCGGCATGCTAGCACTTATCTTTATACTTTATGCTGGTGGGCTAGATACCGATTTTGCAGCGATTAAACCTATTTTTGCTAGGGGTTTGGCTCTTGCAACACTTGGTGTTTTTTTAACCGCACTAGCTATCGCTCCAGTTGCAAAATATTTGCTTGATTTTACCTGGGTGGAGGCCTTTTTGCTAGGCTCCATCATCTCTTCAACGGACGCAGCAGCGGTATTTGCCATACTAAGAGCTAAGAAAATTTCACTTAAAAATAGCATTGCGCCATTGCTTGAACTTGAATCTGGCTCAAACGATTCAATGGCGATATTTTTAACTATGACGATTATTCAAATGATCTCACTAAATAGTACTCCAAGTGCGTCAGAGTGGGCGATTACACTGGTTAAGCAGTTTGGCATAGGTATCGCTATGGGCTATTTATTTGGCGTTGCTTTGCCGGCCATTTTTAATAGACTTCGCCTAAAAAGCTGGGGCCTTTATCCAGTTTTTTCTATCGCTTGGATATTACTTTTATACACACTTTGTTTTAAGGTTGGTGGCAATGGCTACTTGGCTGTTTATATTGCTGGAATTTTTATAAATAAAAAAGAGTTTTCTCATAAGAAAAATTTAGTCGGTTTTCACGATGGTATCGCTTGGACAATGCAGATAGTTGTCTTTTTGACGCTTGGTCTTTTGGTAAATCCTTCCGAGCTTCCAGCAACAGCACTAATGGCGCTTGTTTTGGCCTTGTGGCTTATGTTTTTTGCAAGGCCACTTGGTGTTTTTGCATCGCTTGCATTTTCAAAATTTAAGATAAATGAGCAAATTTTTATCTCCTGGGTTGGGCTAAGAGGCGTTGTGCCAGTTGTGCTAGCTACCTATGTTTATGTCGATGGCGTACGTGATGCAGATATGATTTTTAACATTATATTTTTTATGGTTTTGATTTCTATTTTGATACAGGGCATGTCGCTTGGCTTTGCAGCTGATAAATTTAAGGTTAAAGAGAGTGAGCAAGAGGATGTTAAGGCAGTAGAAAACTCTCCGATCTTAAGCTACACACTTCGTCAGCATACCATCCACTATGGCTCAAAACTAATTGGCAAAGATTTGGCTCAGCTTGAGCTTCCAACTGAGTTTTTAATAATCCTAATAAAGCGTAAAAACGAGTATCAAAAGCCGACTGGCTCAACAATCTTTGAAGAAAATGACTTGCTACTGATACAATGCGAAAATCAAGTGCTTTATCAAGATACGATTAAGTATTTGACTTATTAA
- a CDS encoding pyridoxal-5'-phosphate-dependent protein codes for MAAKIFSPVDILSIIDLEIAFINRYKNVKDYAKNLSLIYFSLPSTKEYSELFEKFLRQTDVVVRENEHYVVVLHGTNERGASELLSGIQEFLNAEPIDLIVSYPKDGINAKELTTKLQDEIKDNYGVLLEMLSNQEKFEAFESMI; via the coding sequence ATGGCAGCAAAAATTTTCTCACCAGTTGATATCTTATCAATAATAGATCTTGAAATAGCTTTTATAAATCGTTATAAAAATGTAAAAGATTATGCAAAAAATTTATCTTTGATATATTTTTCTTTGCCAAGTACTAAAGAGTATAGTGAGCTCTTTGAAAAATTTTTAAGACAAACTGACGTCGTTGTAAGAGAGAATGAACATTATGTGGTCGTGCTTCATGGAACAAATGAAAGAGGAGCTAGCGAACTATTATCAGGTATTCAGGAGTTTTTAAACGCTGAGCCAATTGATTTGATTGTAAGCTATCCAAAAGACGGAATAAACGCTAAAGAGCTTACTACTAAGCTTCAAGATGAGATAAAAGATAATTACGGCGTATTGCTTGAAATGCTTTCAAATCAAGAAAAATTTGAAGCTTTTGAAAGCATGATTTAA
- the hemC gene encoding hydroxymethylbilane synthase (transformation of porphobilinogen to hydroxymethylbilane in porphyrin biosynthesis), translating to MKEIKIATRKSILALWQSEHIKARIEAQHKGMKVVLEGMKTKGDVILDTPLAKIGGKGLFTKELEDSMLKGETDIAVHSLKDVPVVFPEGLKLAAICSREDTRDAMISEKFAKFSDLPHGAKVGTTSLRRKMQLLIMRPDLEIISLRGNVQTRLRKLKEGEFDAIILAMAGINRLNIKAEVAHIYTFGFDEMIPAMGQGALGVEARDEKQILDEISFLNDENAVIETTIERDFVSVLEGGCQVPIGISARLKGDEISIDAIVGLPDGSEFIKDSLKTSKDKFQSVGKELAHKFIEKGARELLKRAEEMA from the coding sequence ATGAAAGAGATAAAAATAGCAACTAGAAAGAGTATCTTAGCACTTTGGCAAAGCGAGCATATCAAGGCTAGGATCGAGGCACAGCACAAGGGCATGAAGGTCGTGCTAGAGGGCATGAAGACAAAGGGTGACGTGATCCTTGACACGCCGCTTGCGAAGATCGGCGGTAAGGGGCTTTTTACAAAAGAGCTTGAAGATAGCATGCTAAAAGGCGAGACTGACATCGCAGTACATAGCCTAAAAGACGTGCCTGTCGTATTTCCAGAAGGGCTTAAACTTGCAGCCATCTGCTCACGTGAGGACACGAGAGATGCTATGATAAGTGAGAAATTTGCTAAATTTAGCGACCTACCGCACGGCGCAAAAGTTGGCACAACGAGCCTACGCCGAAAGATGCAGCTACTTATCATGAGGCCTGATCTTGAGATCATCTCGCTTCGTGGAAACGTACAAACTAGACTTAGAAAGCTAAAAGAGGGCGAATTTGACGCGATTATTTTGGCGATGGCTGGCATAAACCGCCTAAATATCAAGGCTGAAGTGGCACATATCTACACATTTGGCTTTGACGAGATGATACCTGCGATGGGGCAGGGTGCTCTTGGGGTAGAAGCCAGAGATGAGAAGCAAATTTTAGATGAGATCTCTTTTTTAAATGATGAAAATGCAGTCATAGAAACGACCATAGAGCGTGATTTTGTAAGCGTTTTAGAGGGCGGCTGCCAAGTGCCAATAGGCATAAGCGCAAGGCTAAAAGGCGATGAAATTTCTATCGATGCGATCGTTGGCCTGCCTGATGGAAGCGAGTTTATAAAAGATAGCTTAAAGACTAGCAAGGATAAATTTCAAAGCGTTGGCAAGGAGCTAGCGCATAAATTTATAGAAAAAGGGGCGAGAGAGCTTTTAAAACGCGCTGAAGAGATGGCGTAA
- a CDS encoding two-component sensor histidine kinase, with protein sequence MPRSSIFITITFIFALALVSIFLAFLWLMGFDKQNYTRELNNKYSNVARTNLFYMGGIINKTQYDRQLSNIDMPEIKDEKKKDEILKQATVLEEISSDLGSSAILLYDKHHYLRIEHLDELKLLMDKEFQPYRYEVIKAVFLVVAVILLGAYIFVIYKIKPLRKLKRQIVKFANGELDGVQNVGNGKDEISEVSEAFYEAVCQIKALNDSRHLFLRNIMHELKTPITKGLIAAQMIEKSKNQERLISVFHKLENLINELAAIEQITSKIGLSNKTPCFMRDLIDEAIDIAMVEKECVGVSELDEVRVLVDFKLFSVAIKNMIDNGIKYSTDKHVNIVVSKDHMKFITQGEKLKNDLDFYIQPFIKGEDTQKSFGLGLYIVSNILDAHGLKFRYEYKNGMNVFVFENLQDIIVT encoded by the coding sequence ATGCCAAGATCGTCTATTTTTATAACCATAACTTTTATCTTTGCTCTTGCGCTCGTTTCGATATTTCTAGCTTTTTTATGGCTCATGGGCTTTGATAAGCAAAACTATACAAGAGAGCTAAATAACAAATACTCAAACGTTGCTAGGACAAATTTGTTTTATATGGGTGGCATCATAAATAAAACTCAGTACGACCGTCAGCTTTCAAATATCGATATGCCAGAGATCAAAGACGAGAAGAAAAAAGATGAAATTTTAAAACAAGCGACCGTTTTAGAAGAAATTTCAAGCGATTTAGGCTCAAGTGCGATCTTGCTTTATGACAAGCACCACTACTTAAGGATTGAGCATTTAGACGAGCTAAAGCTTTTAATGGATAAGGAATTTCAGCCTTACAGATACGAGGTGATAAAGGCTGTTTTTCTAGTGGTTGCGGTCATTTTGCTAGGTGCTTACATTTTTGTCATATATAAGATAAAACCACTTAGAAAGCTAAAGCGTCAGATCGTAAAATTTGCAAATGGTGAGCTTGACGGCGTACAAAATGTTGGCAACGGCAAGGATGAAATTTCTGAAGTTTCAGAGGCATTTTATGAGGCAGTTTGTCAGATCAAGGCGCTTAATGACTCAAGGCATCTTTTCTTAAGAAATATCATGCACGAGCTAAAAACTCCTATCACAAAAGGCCTAATAGCTGCTCAAATGATAGAAAAAAGTAAAAATCAAGAGAGGTTAATCTCTGTCTTTCACAAGCTTGAAAATTTGATAAACGAACTTGCTGCGATAGAGCAAATAACATCAAAAATAGGACTTAGCAATAAAACGCCATGTTTTATGAGGGATCTCATCGATGAGGCCATAGATATAGCCATGGTAGAAAAAGAGTGTGTTGGTGTCAGTGAGCTTGATGAGGTTAGGGTGCTTGTTGATTTCAAGCTATTCTCAGTTGCTATAAAAAATATGATAGACAATGGCATAAAATACTCAACTGATAAGCACGTAAATATCGTTGTTAGCAAGGATCATATGAAATTTATAACTCAAGGCGAGAAGCTAAAAAATGATCTTGACTTTTATATCCAGCCATTTATTAAAGGAGAGGATACGCAAAAGAGTTTTGGCCTAGGTTTATATATAGTTAGCAATATACTTGATGCTCATGGACTCAAATTTAGATACGAATATAAAAACGGAATGAATGTCTTTGTTTTTGAAAATTTACAAGATATAATAGTGACTTAA
- a CDS encoding proline--tRNA ligase produces the protein MRFSKFYAPTTKEAPKDASLPSHKFLIRGGFVEQIGSGLYNYLPLGKIMHEKISRIAREEMDEAGALEVSFSVVTSGELWKQSGRYNVFGKELLRFKDRKENDFVISPTNEEAAVALVRGKVTSYKQLPLNLYQINTKFRDEARPRFGLLRGREFTMKDAYSFHSSKEDLKREFDLMEATYSKIFTRLGLNFRAVEADSGAIGGSGSKEFMVLASNGEDDILCCEACKYAANIEAARRKARTTDAEAPEADAAKFKTLDTKTIKGVAEFFKVSEFYCIKAVIKKAIYEDKEEVVVFFVRGDDELQETKAQNACNALELVDASEEEIIKAGLVAGFCGPVGLKDVKFYIDNELKGANNMICGANEKDYHFVGVSVSGFNEERFKDLIKVKEGDKCPECGGNLKLSKGIEVGHIFQLGDKYSATMNATYLDENGKAKPFLMGCYGIGISRLIAVMIEASHDEKGCVWKKECAPFDVEIIISNLKDEEGVKFAFELYESLKKAGVSVIIDDRNERFGVKINDFELIGFPFALLVGKEFANGKVEFITRDGLSKETIGANEAFKKIKESL, from the coding sequence ATGAGATTTAGTAAATTTTATGCACCAACGACCAAAGAAGCGCCAAAAGACGCATCTTTGCCAAGTCATAAATTTTTAATAAGAGGTGGATTTGTCGAGCAAATAGGCTCTGGTCTTTATAACTATCTACCGCTTGGAAAGATCATGCATGAGAAAATTTCTCGTATCGCGCGAGAGGAGATGGATGAGGCTGGTGCGCTAGAGGTGAGCTTTAGCGTGGTTACTTCAGGCGAGCTTTGGAAGCAAAGTGGTCGCTACAACGTCTTTGGCAAGGAGCTTTTGCGCTTTAAAGATAGAAAAGAAAATGATTTTGTTATAAGTCCTACAAACGAAGAGGCAGCCGTTGCTTTGGTACGCGGCAAGGTGACTAGCTACAAGCAGCTACCACTAAATTTATACCAGATAAATACTAAATTTCGTGACGAAGCAAGGCCACGCTTTGGCTTGCTAAGAGGACGAGAATTTACGATGAAAGATGCTTATAGCTTTCACTCAAGCAAAGAGGATCTAAAGCGTGAGTTTGACCTTATGGAGGCAACTTATAGTAAAATTTTCACTCGTTTAGGGCTAAATTTTAGAGCTGTTGAGGCTGATAGCGGAGCCATTGGTGGTAGCGGTAGTAAAGAATTTATGGTGCTTGCAAGTAATGGCGAAGATGATATCCTTTGCTGTGAGGCTTGTAAATACGCTGCAAACATAGAGGCTGCTAGAAGAAAAGCTAGAACGACAGATGCTGAAGCGCCAGAGGCTGACGCGGCTAAATTTAAAACGCTAGATACAAAGACTATAAAAGGTGTGGCTGAGTTTTTTAAAGTTAGCGAGTTTTACTGCATAAAAGCTGTTATTAAAAAAGCTATTTATGAAGACAAAGAAGAAGTTGTGGTCTTTTTTGTAAGGGGTGATGACGAGCTTCAAGAGACAAAGGCACAAAATGCTTGTAATGCGCTCGAACTTGTCGATGCTAGCGAAGAAGAGATTATAAAAGCTGGGCTTGTGGCTGGATTTTGCGGGCCAGTTGGGCTAAAGGATGTAAAATTTTACATAGACAACGAGCTAAAAGGCGCAAATAATATGATATGTGGTGCCAACGAAAAGGACTACCACTTTGTTGGCGTTAGCGTTAGCGGATTTAACGAAGAGAGATTTAAAGACCTTATAAAGGTAAAAGAGGGCGATAAATGCCCAGAGTGTGGTGGAAATTTAAAACTTAGCAAGGGTATAGAAGTCGGTCATATCTTTCAGCTGGGCGATAAATATTCAGCTACGATGAATGCGACATATCTTGATGAAAACGGCAAGGCAAAGCCATTTTTGATGGGCTGCTATGGCATCGGTATCAGTAGGCTGATCGCTGTGATGATAGAGGCTAGCCACGATGAGAAGGGCTGCGTTTGGAAAAAAGAGTGCGCACCGTTTGACGTGGAGATCATCATCTCAAATTTAAAAGATGAAGAGGGCGTAAAATTTGCATTTGAGCTTTATGAGAGTCTCAAAAAAGCTGGCGTTAGCGTCATCATCGATGATAGAAACGAGAGATTTGGCGTTAAGATAAATGATTTTGAACTCATCGGCTTCCCTTTTGCGCTACTTGTAGGTAAAGAATTTGCAAATGGTAAGGTTGAGTTCATAACAAGAGATGGTTTAAGCAAAGAAACGATTGGTGCAAACGAAGCCTTTAAAAAGATAAAAGAAAGCTTATGA
- a CDS encoding haloacid dehalogenase, whose protein sequence is MKVVIFDMDGTVIDSGEAIYKTVNEVRDELNLPPLEKEFIIKAINEPGRNLALEFYGIDTPCKSLKEGFEEKFKKFYDECATTYEGVKELLQKCRDAHYKVVLASNAPHDTLEKILKKNEIYELFDEVIGASKEIPQKPDPAMLHLAVSKTGASKAIFVGDSLKDELAAKNANMPYVQVCWGFGEESKTATYNAKNVSEAWEIILNF, encoded by the coding sequence TTGAAAGTAGTTATTTTTGATATGGATGGCACGGTGATAGATAGCGGCGAGGCGATATATAAAACGGTAAATGAAGTAAGAGATGAGCTAAATTTGCCGCCACTTGAAAAAGAATTTATCATAAAAGCGATCAACGAACCAGGTAGAAATTTAGCCCTTGAGTTTTACGGCATCGACACGCCATGCAAGAGCTTAAAAGAGGGTTTTGAAGAGAAATTTAAGAAATTTTACGATGAGTGTGCGACTACCTATGAGGGCGTAAAAGAGCTTTTGCAAAAGTGCAGAGATGCTCACTATAAGGTCGTTTTGGCAAGCAACGCACCGCATGATACGCTAGAGAAAATTTTAAAGAAAAATGAAATTTATGAGCTATTTGACGAGGTCATCGGCGCTAGTAAGGAGATACCGCAAAAGCCAGATCCTGCGATGCTTCATCTAGCTGTTAGTAAAACTGGGGCTAGCAAGGCGATCTTTGTAGGAGATAGCCTAAAAGACGAGCTAGCCGCCAAAAATGCAAATATGCCTTACGTGCAAGTTTGCTGGGGATTTGGCGAGGAGAGCAAAACTGCCACGTATAACGCCAAAAATGTTAGCGAGGCTTGGGAGATAATATTAAATTTTTAA
- a CDS encoding glutamyl-tRNA reductase, which produces MHYLDISFTYKNTDISVREKLAFDSDEKKEQILKLLRSNKSINECMVLNTCNRVEIIASVSDLESATTHAFRCMSVFSGVFEDELYERADIYEDSGAVHHLFAVASSLDSLVVGETQIVGQLKNAFKFAYDSSACGEQISKIIHYACKCAAKVRNETQISKNPISVSSVAVAKAKEIFGTLEGKTAIVVGAGEMGELAAKHLISSGAEVIIINRSSERVEQLVDSLGDNASWDSILKLKEYVNNYDLIFSSTAAPHAIITNAIIEPREFHRYFFDIAVPRDIDLINTEFISVYTVDSLEEIVRKNLALREEQAQKAYSIVGQGTSEFLKILKEDMSVPLIKSIRKQAEICAKNELEKAIKKGYLKHSDYEEAQKLIHQVFKAFLHQPTMKLKSLADEERSSELSNGVRFLFDIKEEQNFQVGDIDEI; this is translated from the coding sequence ATGCACTATTTAGATATAAGTTTTACATATAAAAATACTGATATTTCAGTTAGAGAAAAGCTTGCATTTGATAGCGATGAGAAAAAAGAGCAAATTTTAAAACTACTAAGATCAAACAAAAGTATAAACGAATGTATGGTTTTAAACACATGCAACCGCGTCGAGATAATTGCAAGCGTTAGTGATCTAGAAAGTGCAACGACGCATGCGTTTAGATGCATGTCTGTATTTTCAGGTGTTTTTGAAGATGAGCTTTATGAGAGGGCTGATATTTATGAAGATAGCGGAGCAGTGCACCACCTCTTTGCAGTGGCAAGCTCGCTTGATAGCCTAGTCGTCGGCGAAACTCAGATCGTTGGCCAGCTAAAAAATGCCTTTAAATTTGCTTACGATAGCTCAGCTTGCGGCGAACAAATCAGTAAAATCATCCATTATGCATGTAAATGTGCTGCTAAAGTTAGAAATGAAACTCAAATTTCTAAAAACCCGATCTCTGTTTCAAGTGTAGCCGTGGCAAAGGCAAAAGAAATTTTTGGTACGCTTGAAGGAAAAACTGCTATCGTCGTAGGAGCTGGCGAGATGGGCGAGCTAGCAGCGAAACACCTAATCTCAAGTGGCGCAGAGGTAATCATTATAAACAGAAGCTCTGAGCGTGTTGAGCAGCTAGTTGATAGTCTAGGAGATAACGCTAGCTGGGATAGCATTTTAAAATTAAAAGAGTATGTAAATAATTACGATCTAATATTTTCAAGCACCGCAGCTCCGCACGCTATCATCACAAACGCCATAATCGAACCAAGAGAATTTCACAGATACTTTTTTGATATTGCCGTACCAAGGGATATTGATCTTATAAATACAGAATTTATTAGCGTCTATACGGTCGATAGTTTAGAGGAGATAGTAAGGAAAAATTTGGCCCTAAGAGAGGAGCAAGCACAAAAGGCTTATTCGATCGTAGGTCAAGGCACAAGCGAATTTTTAAAAATTTTAAAAGAAGATATGAGCGTGCCACTCATAAAATCTATCCGCAAACAAGCTGAAATTTGCGCTAAAAACGAGCTAGAAAAAGCGATAAAAAAAGGATATTTAAAGCATAGTGATTATGAGGAGGCACAAAAGCTCATTCATCAAGTTTTTAAAGCATTTTTGCACCAGCCAACAATGAAGCTAAAAAGCCTTGCGGACGAGGAGAGATCTAGCGAGCTTTCAAATGGAGTTAGATTTTTATTTGATATAAAAGAAGAGCAAAATTTTCAAGTGGGAGATATAGATGAGATTTAG
- a CDS encoding O-acetylhomoserine aminocarboxypropyltransferase (catalyzes the formation of L-methionine and acetate from O-acetyl-L-homoserine and methanethiol): MRQETAAIHVGYDTNEGFGTMAVPIFQSTAYDFGSAETAAARFDLKDNGYIYTRLSNPTTDIFEKRVAALEGGAAAIATASGQSALFYSIINLAQAGDNIIIAKKIYGGTTVLFTHTLKRFGIEARVFDSDSADDLESLIDEKTRAIFFETLSNPQISIPNIEKIVEIANKYGIISITDNTVPTPIIFQPLRHGVDVCVHSASKYMSGQGLSLAGVVVSANHLNEKLKGNKRYEHFNVPDASYHDIVYADMTDRFDIYTLRMRLAIVRDIGAVISPFNSWQLIQGLETLAVRVERHSQNALKVAKFLNSHKHIKSVAYPGLADNVDHAKAQKYFKDGMANGLFCFETDSFERAKKILERVKLFKIVVNIGDTKSLITHPASTTHQQLSSEELIKAGITKELIRVSIGLENAEDLIADLAQALE, encoded by the coding sequence ATGAGGCAAGAAACCGCTGCGATCCACGTAGGCTACGACACAAACGAGGGCTTTGGCACGATGGCTGTGCCTATTTTTCAAAGCACAGCTTATGACTTTGGAAGTGCCGAGACAGCAGCTGCTAGGTTTGATCTAAAAGATAACGGCTACATCTACACAAGACTTAGCAACCCAACGACAGATATCTTTGAAAAAAGGGTCGCCGCACTTGAGGGCGGAGCTGCTGCGATAGCGACTGCAAGCGGTCAGTCAGCTTTGTTTTACAGCATCATAAATTTAGCCCAAGCAGGCGATAATATCATCATCGCTAAGAAAATTTATGGCGGCACGACGGTGCTTTTTACGCACACGCTAAAAAGATTTGGCATAGAGGCTAGAGTCTTTGACAGCGACAGCGCTGATGATCTGGAGAGTTTGATAGACGAAAAAACTAGGGCTATATTTTTTGAAACGCTTTCAAATCCGCAAATTTCTATCCCAAATATCGAAAAAATCGTAGAAATCGCAAACAAATATGGCATCATCAGCATCACTGATAACACCGTGCCAACGCCTATCATCTTTCAGCCACTTCGCCACGGCGTCGATGTTTGCGTGCATAGTGCTAGCAAATATATGAGCGGTCAGGGCCTTAGCCTAGCAGGCGTAGTCGTCAGCGCAAACCACCTAAACGAGAAGCTAAAAGGCAACAAGAGATATGAGCACTTTAACGTGCCAGACGCGAGCTATCACGACATCGTATATGCTGATATGACGGATCGTTTTGATATCTACACGCTAAGAATGAGGCTTGCCATCGTGCGCGACATCGGCGCTGTGATCTCTCCGTTTAACTCTTGGCAGCTCATACAAGGGCTTGAAACGCTTGCTGTTAGGGTTGAGAGACACTCGCAAAACGCGCTAAAAGTGGCTAAATTTCTAAACTCTCACAAACATATAAAAAGTGTGGCATACCCAGGACTTGCCGACAACGTAGATCATGCAAAGGCACAAAAATACTTTAAAGACGGCATGGCAAATGGGCTATTTTGCTTTGAGACTGATAGCTTTGAGCGTGCAAAAAAGATACTAGAGCGTGTAAAACTCTTTAAGATCGTGGTAAATATCGGCGATACAAAGTCGCTCATCACACACCCAGCCTCGACAACTCACCAGCAGCTAAGCAGCGAAGAGCTCATCAAAGCTGGCATCACAAAAGAGCTGATAAGAGTTAGTATAGGCCTTGAAAACGCCGAGGATCTGATAGCTGATCTGGCTCAAGCCCTAGAATAA